A portion of the Sus scrofa isolate TJ Tabasco breed Duroc chromosome 5, Sscrofa11.1, whole genome shotgun sequence genome contains these proteins:
- the ETFBKMT gene encoding electron transfer flavoprotein beta subunit lysine methyltransferase: MALCPGWRAFALFPFNRCGVLGKAVRSTGLPLFPWGHCPWRGTGSFLDPEMKAFLEEHTEVTRSGSLTPEIQLRLLTPRCKFWWERADLWPHSDPYWAIYWPGGQALSRYLLDNPDIVRGRSVLDIGSGCGATAIAAKMSGALRILANDIDPIAGMAITLNCELNRLNPFPVLTKNILDLAQDKWDLVLLGDMFYDEDLADSLHQWLKNCCQAHRTRVLIGDPGRPQFSGHSIQHQLLKVAEYSLPEPTRQENNGLTTSTVWDFQP; this comes from the exons ATGGCTTTGTGCCCAGGCTGGAGAGCATTTGCATTGTTTCCCTTTAACCGCTGTGGTGTCCTTGGGAAAGCTGTGAGAAGCACTGGTCTTCCCTTGTTTCCCTGGGGCCACTGCCCCTGGAGAGGAACTGGAAGCTTCCTGGACCCCGAGATGaaagccttcctggaggagcaCACTGAAGTCACCAGAAGTGGCAGCCTCACCCCTGAAATCCAGTTGCGGCTTTTGACTCCCAGATGCAAGTTCTGGTGggagagagcagacttgtggccCCACAGCGATCCTTACTGGGCAATCTACTGGCCTGGAGGCCAGGCCTTGTCTAG GTATCTTTTGGATAATCCTGACATTGTCAGAGGAAGATCTGTGTTAGATATTGGGAGTGGATGTGGGGCTACAGCTATTGCTGCTAAGATGAGTGGAGCTTTGAGGATCTTGGCCAACGACATAGACCCTA TTGCAGGAATGGCTATTACACTAAATTGTGAATTGAACCGACTGAATCCTTTTCCTGTTTTAACCAAAAACATTTTGGATTTGGCACAAGATAAGTGGGACCTTGTTTTGCTTGGAGATATGTTTTATGATGAAGACCTTGCAGACAGTCTTCATCAGTGGCTGAAGAATTGCTGTCAGGCCCACAGAACTCGAGTACTGATTGGTGATCCTGGACGACCCCAGTTCAGTGGACACAGCATTCAGCATCAGCTGCTCAAAGTGGCAGAATACTCACTTCCAGAGCCTACTAGGCAGGAAAACAATGGACTGACAACAAGCACAGTGTGGGATTTTCAGCCTTGA